From Pan paniscus chromosome 9, NHGRI_mPanPan1-v2.0_pri, whole genome shotgun sequence, the proteins below share one genomic window:
- the LOC100988813 gene encoding olfactory receptor 56A5, translated as MTLPSNNSTSPVFEFFLICFPSFQSWQHWLSLPLSLLFLLAMGANATLLITIYLEASLHQPLYYLLSLLSLLDIVLCLTVIPKVLAIFWFDLRSISFPACFLQMFIMNSFLTMESCTFMIMAYDRYVAICKPLQYSSIITDQFVARAAIFVVARNGLLTMPIPILSSRLRYCAGHIIKNCICTNVSVSKLSCDDITLNQSYQFVIGWTLLGSDLILIVLSYFFILKTVLRIKGEGDMAKALGTCGSHFILILFFTTVLLVLVITNLARKRIPPDVPILLNILHHLIPPALNPIVYGVRTKEIKQGIQNLLRRL; from the coding sequence ATGACATTACCCAGCAACAACTCCACTTCCCCAGTCTTTGAATTCTTCCTCATTTGTTTCCCCAGTTTCCAGAGCTGGCAGCACTGGCTGTCTCTGCCCctcagcctcctcttcctcctggccaTGGGGGCCAATGCCACCCTTCTGATCACCATCTATCTGGAAGCCTCTCTGCACCAGCCCCTGTACTACCTGctcagcctcctctccctgctggACATCGTACTCTGCCTCACCGTCATCCCCAAGGTCCTGGCCATCTTCTGGTTTGACCTCAGATCAATCAGCTTCCCTGCCTGCTTCCTTCAGATGTTCATCATGAACAGTTTTCTGACTATGGAGTCCTGCACATTCATGATCATGGCCTATGACCGctatgtggccatctgcaagccccTACAGTACTCATCCATTATCACTGATCAATTTGTCGCTAGGGCTGCCATCTTTGTTGTGGCCAGGAATGGCCTTCTTACTATGCCTATCCCTATACTTTCTTCTCGACTCAGATACTGTGCAGGACACATCATAAAGAACTGCATCTGTACTAACGTGTCTGTTTCTAAACTCTCTTGTGATGACATCACCTTGAATCAGAGCTACCAGTTTGTTATAGGTTGGACCCTGCTGGGCTCTGACCTCATCCTTATTGTTCTCTCTTACTTTTTTATCTTGAAAACTGTGCTAAGGATTAAGGGTGAGGGAGATATGGCCAAAGCTCTAGGTACTTGTGGTTCCCACTTCATCCTCATCCTCTTCTTCACCACAGTCCTGCTGGTTCTGGTCATCACTAACTTGGCCAGGAAGAGAATTCCTCCGGATGTCCCCATCCTGCTCAACATCCTGCACCACCTTATTCCCCCAGCTCTGAACCCCATTGTTTATGGTGTGAGAACCAAGGAGATCAAGCAGGGAATCCAGAACCTGCTGAGGaggttgtaa